In Chloroflexota bacterium, the DNA window AAGAGGTCATCACCGCGAACGATTTCGCCGTCGCGCTCGTCGAAGCATCGCGCACGGCGTACAAAGGCGTGGTCAAACCGGTCGAAGGCACGATACTCACGGTCTGTCGCGAATCCGCCGATACCGCGACGTTTGCCGCCGCGCAGAGCGACGACTTGCGCGTCGTGCTCGCGAAAACCGTCGAAGGCGCGCGCGCGTCGGTTGTGCGCACGCCGTTGTTGTTGCCCGTGCTCAAAGAAGCCGGCGTCGTGGACGCGGGCGGGCAAGGATACCTCACGCTCCTCGAAGGCGCACTCAAGTACGCAAACGGCGAACCGCTGGATCTCGCGGCGGCAGGACAAGGCGCGCAGGCACTCGAACAAATTTCGCGCGAAGAGGGCTGGGGGTTTGACATCCAGTTCCACATTCGCGGGACAACGCTCGACGTGGACGTGATTCGCGAGCAAATCGCGAGCATGGGCGAATCGGCGTTGATCGTCGGCGATGCGACGCTCGTCAAAGTGCACGTGCACGCGCCGACGCCCGGCACGATTCTCGACTATGGGTGTTCGGTTGGCGTCATCACGAACGTCATCGTCGAGAACATGCAAGAGCAGTACATTGATTTCATGTCGGGTCAGGTTCAGCGTCCGCCGATCACGTCTGAAGAAATCGCCGGCATCGCGACCATCGCGGTCGTCGCCGGCGCGGGCATGGAACGCGTGTATCACAGTCTCGGCATCGGCACTCTTATCGCTGGTGGGCAAACGATGAATCCGAGCACCCAGGATATTTTGAACGCGATCAACAACACCAAAGCCGACCAAGTGATCCTGTTGCCGAACAACAAAAACATCATTCCCGCGGCGAAACAAGCCGGCGAACTCGCCAAGAAGCAAGTCGCGATTGTGCCGACCATCACCCTGCCCCAGGGCATCGCGGCGTTGCTCGCGCTCAATTTCCAAAACGATCTCGACGCGAACGTCAAAGCAATGGTGCGTGCGATGCAACACATCAAGACACTCGAACTTACCTCTGCCACGCGCTCGGTCGAACTCGATGGGATCCAAGTCAAAGAGGGGCAAGTCATCGGTCTGATAGACGATCAACTTGCCGGCGCGGGCGACGATATGAGCGCACTCGCGCTGGAGATGCTTCAAAAGATGCGCGCGGACGAAAGTGAAATCATCACCGTGTATTACGGCAACTCGACGACGGCGAACGACGCTGAAACACTCGGCGAACAGATTCGCGGTCGCTTCAAATCACTTGAAGTCGAAATCGTTAGTGGTGGACAACCACACTATCATTACATCATTTCTGTGGAATAAAAAAGTATGTCTCGCGTAAGAATTATCACCGACAGCACTGCCGATCTTCCACCGGAAGTCGTGGCGAATCTTGGCATCACGGTGCTTCCGCTCACCGTTCATTTCGGGCAGAAGACCATCCGCGATGGCGTTGACATTTCGCGCGATGAATTTTTCAAGCGGCTCGCGCGCTACCCCACGCCGCCAACCACATCGCCGCCGACGGTCAAACAATTCGACGAAGCGTTTACCGAACTCGCGAAAAACAACGATACGGTCGTCGCGATTCTCGGTTCGAGCAAGTTGAGCGACACGTTCCGCAATGCGACGCGCGCCGCCGCGCCTTTGTTGGGGCGCAGCAAGATCGTCGTGATTGATTCGCAACTCATCACGATTGGCTTGGGCATCCTCGTGACTGCCGCGGGGCAAGCCGCCGCGCGCGGCGATTCGCTCGACGAAGTCGTGCGCCTCGTACGCGGAATGATCCCGAAAATCTACATCGGCTTTTTCGTCGAGACGCTCGACTATCTCGAACGCGGCGGACGGATCGGACCGGCGCAAGCGTTCCTCGGCAACATGCTCAACATCAAGCCGCTGTTGATTCTCGAAGACGGCGAAGTGGTCGCGCTCGAAAAAGTCCGCACGCGCGCCAAAGCCATCGAAAAATTGGTCGAGTTCATTTCCGAATTCGCGCACATCGAGCGCATGATCATTTTGCACAGCAACACACCCGAAGACGTGAACTTGTTGATCGAGCAGATCAACCTTGTTTTGCCAAACCTGGATATTACAGTGGATCACTATGGTCCGGTCGCCGCGACGCACGTCGGTCCGAACGCATTAGGCGTCGTCGTGTACGAGGGAATGTAAAGGCGCGCACGTATGGCAAACGTCAAAATTGTTACGGACAGTCTTGCGGACATTCCAGCCCACTTGGCTAAGGAATTGGAGATCACCCAGGTTCCTTGCACCGTCCGCTTTGGCGACGAAGAGTTTCGCGATCGCGTGGATTTACTGCCCACCGAATTTTATCAACGTCTCGTCGCCAGCCCTATCCTGCCGACCACCTCACAGCCCTCCGTCGGCGCGTTCGAGCAGGCATATCGCCAAGTGGCGCTCAAGTCGAACGAGATCGTTTCGATTCACGTCATCGGCGATTTGAGCGGCACGCTCAACGCCGCGCGTCTCGCGGCGAAAAATTTGCCCGACCTCAAGATCGAGTTGGTGGATTCGCGGCAAATTTCGATGGGCATGGGCTGGCTCGCGATCATTGCCGCGCGCGCGGCAAAAGCCGGCCGGACGCTCGCCGAGATTCGCGCGCTCGTCGAGGACACGATTCCGCGCGTGCACATCATCGGCATGCTCGACACGCTCCAGTACGCGCAACGCGGCGGTCGCCTCGGCAAAGGGCAAGCGTTGGT includes these proteins:
- a CDS encoding DegV family protein; the encoded protein is MSRVRIITDSTADLPPEVVANLGITVLPLTVHFGQKTIRDGVDISRDEFFKRLARYPTPPTTSPPTVKQFDEAFTELAKNNDTVVAILGSSKLSDTFRNATRAAAPLLGRSKIVVIDSQLITIGLGILVTAAGQAAARGDSLDEVVRLVRGMIPKIYIGFFVETLDYLERGGRIGPAQAFLGNMLNIKPLLILEDGEVVALEKVRTRAKAIEKLVEFISEFAHIERMIILHSNTPEDVNLLIEQINLVLPNLDITVDHYGPVAATHVGPNALGVVVYEGM
- a CDS encoding DegV family protein; translation: MANVKIVTDSLADIPAHLAKELEITQVPCTVRFGDEEFRDRVDLLPTEFYQRLVASPILPTTSQPSVGAFEQAYRQVALKSNEIVSIHVIGDLSGTLNAARLAAKNLPDLKIELVDSRQISMGMGWLAIIAARAAKAGRTLAEIRALVEDTIPRVHIIGMLDTLQYAQRGGRLGKGQALVGTLLNVKPLLSVVRGEIVPVENVRTLKRALERLVEITLTSGPIQDLAVIHAAAPHYADQLHQVLAETFPEDHILMSETGPVLGTHTGPGSVGIAWVTGKY
- a CDS encoding DAK2 domain-containing protein, with the protein product MSDEHTNQPEALPPLKSVGGQELKALFTAGTAWLERHSAYINSLNVFPVPDGDSGTNMLLTMQSAIKEVANSPEHSAAAISKAISHGALLGARGNSGVILSQIIRGFARALENKEVITANDFAVALVEASRTAYKGVVKPVEGTILTVCRESADTATFAAAQSDDLRVVLAKTVEGARASVVRTPLLLPVLKEAGVVDAGGQGYLTLLEGALKYANGEPLDLAAAGQGAQALEQISREEGWGFDIQFHIRGTTLDVDVIREQIASMGESALIVGDATLVKVHVHAPTPGTILDYGCSVGVITNVIVENMQEQYIDFMSGQVQRPPITSEEIAGIATIAVVAGAGMERVYHSLGIGTLIAGGQTMNPSTQDILNAINNTKADQVILLPNNKNIIPAAKQAGELAKKQVAIVPTITLPQGIAALLALNFQNDLDANVKAMVRAMQHIKTLELTSATRSVELDGIQVKEGQVIGLIDDQLAGAGDDMSALALEMLQKMRADESEIITVYYGNSTTANDAETLGEQIRGRFKSLEVEIVSGGQPHYHYIISVE